The Silene latifolia isolate original U9 population chromosome X, ASM4854445v1, whole genome shotgun sequence genome contains the following window.
CCCATCTTATTCTATGTCAGGAAAGTAAGATCGTGACAAGCACATTGTTACTCATATACCTATACACCAAAGGAACAGTCTGGAAAGCAATAGATATATGCATGCAATTTACAGAATAGACACAGTAAATCTCACCTTTCCTGAGTTTGAAGCTGGAGTGCTAGGTTTACTTTTCTTCTTTCGAGAAAGGGGGTTTGGAGCCTGCAAGTTTGGGGAGGACAATTACAATGGATAGCAAGAGATCACAAAAGTAAAGTATTGAACATGAGCAGTGCAAAGAATAACGCATAAATTATAATCAAGCAAACACCAGTTTTAGTCCTTAACAATTTCGGCTAAAACTGCTGTGCAGTTTTCAAACAACCAATTACTGCTACCCATCTACAGAAGAGTTTTATTCCCTTGGAGGGAAAAAGTTCCCTCATCCCCATTCCCAGACACCACCACAACATTACCTTATTGTTACGAAAACTAgggtaataaaaattaaaaattgcattgaggattgcatttagtttaaatGAAGAGAATCCCCGACCAATTTAGCTAGACGTTTTGCTTCATTCTATCATAATCAAAAACTAAGAACGGTGAATCTCTGGCCCGTTAGTAATGGAAAATTTGTCCAAAAAGGTGGAGCCTGTTGACTGGAAATATTTGGAATTTGACAGGTACTACAGGAGTAACACATGTTTTAGAGTGAGCACagtgaagatttggaagagaaCAGTGAGTAATGAATATCAGGTAAAAATGACAATAACCTTTGCTCTTTTAAGTTTGAACTTGGCCTTATCTTTAATTTCTAATCCCCGTTTATACGTTTTGCGATTGTCTAAAGCCCGAGGCTCTGAAATCTCATCTTCATTTCCTTCCTCGGAAGAATCTATTTCACTGTTCGAAATCTTTTTTACTCGCTTCTGTAGTAACTTGTATTCTGAGTCAGTCATACGTAACCTCTCTTCTTCAGAAGCCTTCACATACTCACGCTGGAATGATGAGAGCTGATCAAGATACACAGCGTTCCGTAGACCATACATAACCGGAACTCCAGGGACCTGCAAATGGTTTTAACAAATGaaaaattaaatatctatttgtaAACTTTTCCATGCATCTAAAATGCATATCACCACAGGttacaaagaaaaaaaatatgaaaccGAATACAGTTCATCAAAAGAGTTTTTTTCTTTTAAACTATTCTTTTCCAATTCCATTTGCTTTAATCAGAGCAAGCTACAATTGTTTCCCCGAAAATATTGTATATTAGAGTTAAGTTGTGTTTCTCTTCAAGGATTCTAAATTAATGCCTGGAGCAAAATAAAAGGTCGCTCACGTCACAAAACACTGTTACATACACAGACATTATATTAAAAAGAGAGTGATTAGAAATACCTTCTGGCATTGCTTCCGTAATTTTACGTCTTGAGACGCAACAAAGAAGTGCTCAGGATTATTGTCTCCGACAGTTTCGACAATGCAATCATAAGCGCTCACGTTCTGATCATGCTCACATCTGCCACAGTCAAATGGTAAGCATAGCCATAGAGACAAAGGGCCCCCAATATAAATATTTGGAAAAAGCTACATGCATAATTGTTCTTTCAAATCCATTTAAGAGTCCAATAAGAACTAACACATTATTTGGATAGAGGGATTCCAAGGAAAGGGATGGTGACAATTTCCCTTATTTGGATAATAAGTTGCGACAGAAGGATATGAAAGGAAGGGAAATGGAGACATTCATTAACGTCCT
Protein-coding sequences here:
- the LOC141622210 gene encoding uncharacterized protein LOC141622210, with translation MRFTKQKRHRKIVRFYTACFGFREPFKVLCDGTFIHHLSNNNLVPDKSVSSALAAPVHLFTTKCAIAELESLGRSYGGSVNSARRDFRLAKCEHDQNVSAYDCIVETVGDNNPEHFFVASQDVKLRKQCQKVPGVPVMYGLRNAVYLDQLSSFQREYVKASEEERLRMTDSEYKLLQKRVKKISNSEIDSSEEGNEDEISEPRALDNRKTYKRGLEIKDKAKFKLKRAKAPNPLSRKKKSKPSTPASNSGKKENAGSGATRSRPRKRKRSHKAQTTSGTPAT